One part of the [Pantoea] beijingensis genome encodes these proteins:
- the lpxC gene encoding UDP-3-O-acyl-N-acetylglucosamine deacetylase, translating to MIKQRTLKRIVQATGVGLHTGKKVALTLRPAPANTGVIYRRTDLNPPVDFPADAKYVRDTMLSTCLVNDEGVRISTVEHLNAALAGLGIDNIVVEVDAPEVPIMDGSAAPFVYLLLDAGVEELNSAKKFVRVKETVRVEDGDKWAEIKPYNGFSLDFTIDFRHPAIDSSSQRYQLNFSAEAFMRQISRARTFGFMREIEYLQSKGLCLGGSLDCAIGLDDFRVLNEDGLRFEDEFVRHKMLDAIGDLFMCGHNIIGAFTAFKSGHALNNKLLQAVLAKQEAWEWATFEDEAELPLAFKAPNLVLA from the coding sequence ATGATCAAACAACGGACATTAAAACGTATTGTTCAGGCAACAGGTGTCGGTTTACATACCGGCAAGAAAGTTGCTCTGACGTTACGCCCTGCGCCGGCTAATACCGGGGTCATCTATCGTCGCACTGACTTGAATCCACCGGTAGATTTCCCGGCTGATGCAAAATACGTGCGCGATACCATGCTGAGTACCTGCCTGGTGAATGATGAAGGCGTACGTATTTCGACCGTGGAACACCTGAATGCTGCGCTTGCAGGTCTTGGTATCGATAACATTGTGGTGGAAGTAGACGCGCCTGAAGTTCCTATTATGGATGGTAGTGCCGCCCCCTTTGTTTATCTGTTACTGGATGCAGGCGTTGAAGAGCTGAACAGTGCGAAGAAATTCGTACGTGTGAAAGAGACAGTGCGGGTTGAAGATGGCGATAAGTGGGCTGAGATTAAACCTTACAATGGTTTTTCTCTGGACTTCACCATTGACTTCAGACATCCGGCTATTGATTCAAGCTCACAGCGCTATCAGCTGAATTTCTCAGCAGAAGCGTTCATGCGTCAAATCAGCCGTGCACGTACCTTCGGCTTTATGCGTGAAATTGAATATCTGCAGTCTAAAGGCCTGTGCCTGGGCGGTAGCTTAGACTGTGCGATAGGTCTGGATGATTTTCGCGTATTGAATGAAGATGGTTTGCGCTTCGAAGATGAATTTGTTCGTCACAAAATGCTGGATGCAATTGGTGATTTGTTTATGTGTGGCCACAATATTATTGGCGCGTTCACCGCCTTTAAATCGGGTCATGCGCTGAACAATAAACTGTTGCAGGCAGTCCTGGCGAAACAAGAAGCCTGGGAATGGGCAACCTTCGAAGACGAAGCCGAACTTCCGCTGGCATTCAAGGCACCAAATCTGGTTCTGGCATAA
- the secA gene encoding preprotein translocase subunit SecA: MLIKLLTKVFGSRNDRTLRRMRKAVEQINKLEPDFLKLSDDELKAKTNEFRARLEKGEVLESLIPEAFATVREASRRVFGMRHFDVQLLGGMVLNDRCIAEMRTGEGKTLTATLPAYLNALSGKGVHVVTVNDYLAQRDAENNRPLFEFLGLSVGINLPNMPAPAKREAYGADITYGTNNEYGFDYLRDNMAFSPEERVQRKLHYALVDEVDSILIDEARTPLIISGPAEDSSEMYIKVNKIIPHLIRQEKEDSDTFQGEGHFSVDEKARQVHLTERGLVSIEELLVSQGIMEEGESLYSPTNIMLMHHVTAALRAHVLFTRDVDYIVKDGEVIIVDEHTGRTMQGRRWSDGLHQAVEAKEGVEIQNENQTLASITFQNYFRLYEKLAGMTGTADTEAFEFSSIYKLDTIVVPTNRPMVRKDLPDLVYMTEKEKIDAIIEDIRERTANGQPVLVGTISIEKSEVVSHELERAGIKHAVLNAKFHAREADIVAQAGQPGAVTIATNMAGRGTDIVLGGSWQSEIAELEAPTPDQIEAIKAAWQIRHDAVLASGGLHIIGTERHESRRIDNQLRGRSGRQGDHGSSRFYLSMEDALMRIFASDRVSNMMRKLGMKPGEAIEHPWVTKAIANAQRKVESRNFDIRKQLLEYDDVANDQRRAIYTQRNELLDVSDVSETISSIREDVFKTTVDSYIPPQSLEEMWDVAGLEERLKNDFDLDMPIAEWLDKEPELHEETLRERIMEQGKQVYLDKEEVVGAEMMRNFEKGVMLQTLDSLWKEHLAAMDYLRQGIHLRGYAQKDPKQEYKRESFAMFAAMLESLKYEVISTLCKVQVRMPEEVEAMEEQRRQEAERLQQQQHLSHVDAETEASESLASLSGERKVGRNDLCPCGSGKKYKQCHGRLA; encoded by the coding sequence ATGTTAATTAAATTATTAACCAAAGTTTTTGGTAGCCGTAACGATCGTACGCTGCGTCGCATGCGTAAAGCCGTTGAACAGATCAACAAACTTGAGCCCGATTTTTTGAAGCTCTCCGACGATGAACTGAAAGCGAAAACCAACGAGTTCCGCGCGCGTCTTGAAAAAGGCGAAGTGCTGGAAAGTCTTATCCCGGAAGCCTTTGCCACCGTACGTGAAGCCAGCCGTCGCGTGTTTGGCATGCGCCACTTCGATGTGCAGCTGCTGGGCGGTATGGTACTGAACGACCGTTGTATCGCCGAGATGCGTACCGGTGAAGGTAAAACCCTGACCGCAACGTTACCAGCCTATCTCAATGCACTGAGTGGTAAAGGTGTTCACGTCGTGACGGTCAATGACTATCTGGCACAGCGTGATGCGGAAAATAACCGTCCGTTGTTTGAGTTCCTGGGGCTAAGTGTCGGGATCAACCTGCCAAACATGCCAGCGCCGGCTAAACGTGAAGCGTATGGCGCTGATATTACCTACGGGACTAACAACGAATATGGTTTTGATTACCTGCGCGATAACATGGCTTTCAGCCCTGAAGAGCGTGTGCAGCGTAAATTACACTATGCGCTGGTGGATGAGGTTGACTCCATCCTTATTGATGAGGCGCGTACGCCGCTGATTATCTCCGGGCCAGCGGAAGACAGCTCTGAGATGTACATTAAAGTCAACAAAATCATTCCGCATCTGATTCGTCAGGAAAAAGAAGATTCTGATACTTTCCAGGGTGAAGGCCACTTCTCTGTCGATGAGAAAGCGCGTCAGGTGCATTTGACCGAGCGTGGGCTGGTTAGCATTGAAGAGTTACTGGTGAGCCAGGGCATTATGGAAGAGGGGGAATCGCTGTATTCACCTACCAACATTATGTTGATGCATCACGTGACGGCGGCACTGCGTGCCCATGTTCTGTTTACTCGTGATGTGGATTATATCGTTAAAGACGGTGAAGTCATTATTGTTGATGAACACACCGGCCGTACTATGCAAGGTCGCCGTTGGTCAGATGGTTTGCACCAGGCAGTCGAGGCCAAAGAAGGCGTGGAAATTCAGAATGAAAACCAGACGCTTGCCTCCATCACTTTCCAGAACTATTTCCGCCTCTACGAGAAGCTGGCGGGTATGACTGGTACCGCAGATACCGAAGCGTTCGAATTCAGCTCTATCTACAAACTGGATACCATTGTGGTACCCACCAACCGTCCGATGGTGCGTAAAGATCTACCCGATCTGGTCTATATGACAGAGAAAGAGAAGATTGATGCCATCATTGAGGATATCCGTGAGCGCACCGCAAACGGCCAGCCGGTGCTGGTGGGGACTATTTCGATTGAGAAATCCGAGGTGGTATCGCACGAGTTAGAACGAGCGGGTATCAAACATGCGGTACTCAACGCGAAATTCCACGCCCGTGAAGCCGATATCGTGGCCCAGGCCGGTCAGCCAGGAGCCGTTACCATCGCGACTAATATGGCCGGTCGCGGTACCGATATTGTGCTGGGCGGCAGTTGGCAGTCCGAAATAGCCGAGCTGGAAGCGCCTACACCCGATCAAATCGAGGCGATTAAAGCCGCGTGGCAAATTCGTCATGATGCGGTATTGGCCTCAGGCGGTTTACATATTATCGGTACCGAACGCCATGAGTCTCGTCGTATTGATAACCAGCTGCGCGGCCGTTCAGGCCGTCAGGGTGACCACGGTTCTTCCCGCTTTTATCTGTCGATGGAAGACGCCCTGATGCGCATTTTTGCTTCCGATCGCGTTTCCAATATGATGCGTAAGTTGGGCATGAAGCCTGGTGAAGCTATTGAACATCCATGGGTGACCAAAGCGATTGCGAACGCGCAGCGAAAAGTAGAAAGCCGCAACTTTGATATCCGTAAGCAACTGCTTGAATACGATGATGTTGCCAATGATCAACGCCGCGCCATTTATACCCAGCGTAATGAATTGCTGGATGTTTCTGATGTGAGTGAAACGATTAGCAGCATCCGCGAAGATGTATTCAAAACCACCGTTGATAGTTATATTCCGCCACAATCACTTGAAGAGATGTGGGATGTTGCCGGGCTGGAAGAGCGTTTGAAAAACGATTTCGATCTGGATATGCCGATTGCAGAATGGTTGGATAAAGAACCTGAGCTGCATGAGGAGACGCTGCGTGAGCGTATCATGGAGCAAGGTAAGCAGGTCTATCTGGATAAGGAAGAGGTTGTGGGCGCAGAGATGATGCGCAACTTCGAGAAGGGCGTGATGCTCCAGACGCTTGATTCTCTGTGGAAAGAGCACCTGGCCGCGATGGACTATTTACGTCAAGGCATCCATCTGCGTGGCTATGCACAGAAGGATCCGAAGCAGGAATATAAGCGTGAGTCGTTCGCGATGTTTGCCGCGATGCTCGAATCGCTGAAATATGAGGTCATCAGCACCCTGTGTAAAGTACAGGTGCGTATGCCTGAAGAAGTTGAAGCGATGGAAGAGCAGCGCCGTCAGGAAGCTGAACGCCTGCAGCAGCAACAGCATCTCAGCCATGTTGATGCTGAGACGGAAGCCTCTGAATCTCTGGCTTCATTGAGCGGCGAGCGCAAAGTGGGGCGTAACGATCTTTGTCCTTGCGGATCGGGTAAAAAATATAAGCAGTGTCACGGCCGTTTAGCCTGA
- the secM gene encoding secA translation cis-regulator SecM, with the protein MIGIFNRWRQLGRRYFWPHLLLGMVAASFGLPNAIASKQSTLPASASSTQSTANAVRFDRLALLQESARRPNFNVDYWHQHAIRTVIRHLSFTALTPQHLDVAEQALPLEVQKIALLDTLNALLTHESRAAAIGHDSEPSLQTASPDHQVGLWLAQVQGIRAGPVTLV; encoded by the coding sequence GTGATCGGTATTTTTAATCGTTGGCGACAACTAGGCAGACGTTACTTCTGGCCGCATCTCTTACTGGGGATGGTCGCGGCGAGCTTTGGCCTGCCTAATGCCATTGCCTCGAAACAAAGTACTTTGCCAGCCTCAGCGTCAAGTACGCAGAGTACGGCGAATGCGGTCCGTTTTGATCGACTGGCGCTCCTGCAGGAAAGTGCGCGCCGACCGAACTTCAATGTTGATTACTGGCATCAGCACGCCATCCGTACGGTCATTCGTCATCTGTCATTTACCGCGTTAACACCACAGCATCTTGACGTTGCTGAGCAGGCGCTGCCGCTGGAAGTGCAGAAAATAGCCTTGCTTGATACGCTCAACGCGCTTCTGACGCACGAATCCCGTGCTGCAGCTATTGGCCATGATAGCGAGCCCTCATTACAAACCGCCAGTCCTGATCACCAGGTTGGCTTGTGGCTTGCCCAAGTTCAGGGCATCCGAGCTGGACCCGTCACTCTCGTCTGA
- the murC gene encoding UDP-N-acetylmuramate--L-alanine ligase produces MNTQQLAKLRLIVPEMRRVRHIHFVGIGGAGMGGIAEVLANEGYIISGSDLAPNAVTQHLTALGATIYFNHRAENVSDASVVVVSTAVSQDNPEIVAAREARIPVIRRAEMLAELMRFRHGIAVAGTHGKTTTTAMVSSIYAEGGLDPTFVNGGLVKAAGTHARLGSSRYLIAEADESDASFLHLQPMVAIVTNIEADHMDTYQGDFENLKQTFINFLHNLPFYGRAVMCIDDAVIRDLLPRVGRQVTTYGFSDDADVRIEGYEQHGAQGHFTLVRQDRPLMRVTLNAPGRHNALNAAAAVAVASEEGIEDADILCALESFQGTGRRFDFLGEYPLDNVNGEQGTAMLVDDYGHHPTEVDATIKAARAGWPDKKLVMIFQPHRYTRTRDLYDDFANVLSQVDVLLMLDVYAAGEAPIPGADSRSLCRTIRLRGKVDPILVADHDAVLDMLAPTLSGNDLILVQGAGNVGKIARKLAEQKLQSQKREGEHHG; encoded by the coding sequence ATGAATACACAGCAATTGGCAAAACTGCGTTTAATCGTGCCCGAGATGCGTCGTGTCCGGCACATTCACTTTGTCGGCATCGGCGGCGCCGGCATGGGCGGTATTGCCGAAGTGTTGGCGAATGAAGGTTATATTATCAGCGGATCCGATCTGGCACCGAATGCGGTGACCCAGCATCTGACGGCCTTGGGCGCGACCATCTATTTTAATCATCGCGCTGAGAACGTCAGCGACGCTAGCGTCGTGGTGGTATCGACTGCAGTATCACAGGATAACCCGGAGATCGTCGCTGCGCGTGAGGCACGCATTCCGGTGATTCGCCGCGCTGAGATGCTGGCCGAGCTGATGCGCTTTCGCCATGGTATCGCCGTGGCGGGTACTCACGGCAAAACGACCACCACCGCCATGGTATCCAGTATCTATGCCGAGGGTGGCCTGGACCCAACGTTTGTAAACGGTGGACTGGTTAAGGCAGCAGGAACGCATGCGCGCCTGGGCAGTAGCCGCTATCTGATTGCTGAAGCCGATGAAAGCGATGCCTCTTTCCTGCATTTGCAGCCTATGGTGGCAATTGTGACAAACATCGAAGCCGACCATATGGACACCTACCAGGGCGACTTCGAGAACTTAAAGCAGACCTTTATCAACTTTCTGCATAACCTGCCTTTTTACGGTCGTGCAGTGATGTGTATCGATGATGCGGTCATCCGCGATCTGCTACCGCGCGTGGGGCGGCAGGTTACGACGTATGGCTTCAGCGATGATGCGGATGTTCGTATCGAAGGCTATGAGCAGCACGGTGCACAAGGGCATTTTACGCTGGTGCGCCAGGATAGACCGCTGATGCGCGTGACGCTAAATGCACCTGGCCGCCACAATGCGTTGAATGCTGCCGCTGCGGTTGCTGTCGCCAGTGAAGAGGGCATTGAGGATGCGGATATTCTCTGTGCGCTGGAAAGTTTCCAGGGGACCGGGCGCCGCTTTGATTTTCTTGGCGAATACCCGCTGGACAATGTCAACGGCGAGCAGGGAACCGCTATGCTGGTCGATGATTACGGCCATCATCCGACGGAAGTGGATGCCACGATTAAAGCCGCGCGCGCTGGCTGGCCGGATAAGAAACTGGTGATGATTTTTCAGCCACATCGCTATACGCGTACGCGTGATCTGTATGACGATTTCGCCAATGTGTTGTCTCAGGTGGATGTTCTGCTGATGCTGGATGTTTACGCGGCAGGCGAGGCGCCGATTCCCGGCGCTGATAGTCGCTCACTGTGTCGGACGATTCGCTTGCGTGGGAAAGTCGATCCTATTCTGGTCGCGGATCACGATGCGGTTCTGGATATGCTCGCGCCGACATTGAGCGGCAATGATTTGATTCTGGTGCAAGGCGCCGGAAATGTAGGAAAAATAGCCCGGAAGCTGGCTGAGCAAAAATTACAATCGCAGAAACGTGAAGGGGAACATCATGGCTGA
- the ftsQ gene encoding cell division protein FtsQ codes for MSQAALNVRNRDAQEKARTGRSNGSRLAGIIFLLMVLGIMLFGGLVVLKWMNDASRLPLSTLVVTGKTHYTTNDDIRQAILSLGPPGTFMSQDVDVIQQQIERLPWIKQVSVRKQWPDELKIHLVEYVPVARWNDLHMVDAEAKSFSVPANHIGKEAMPMLYGPEGSEQEVLTGYHEMSQVLAASKFTLKTASMTARRSWQLVTGDDIRIELGRNDDMKRLKRFIELYPALQQQATAENKRISYVDLRYDSGAAVGWAPAFIEPQNGNQQQNQAQAKQQ; via the coding sequence ATGTCCCAGGCGGCTCTGAATGTACGCAACCGGGACGCGCAAGAGAAGGCGCGAACCGGCCGTAGTAACGGCTCACGGCTGGCGGGGATTATTTTCCTGCTGATGGTGTTGGGAATTATGCTGTTTGGCGGTTTAGTGGTGTTGAAGTGGATGAATGACGCTTCACGACTGCCCTTGTCTACATTGGTCGTCACGGGCAAAACCCATTACACCACCAACGACGACATCAGGCAGGCGATTCTATCGCTGGGTCCGCCGGGCACTTTTATGTCGCAGGATGTGGACGTTATCCAGCAGCAGATTGAGCGCCTGCCGTGGATTAAGCAGGTGAGCGTTCGTAAGCAGTGGCCAGACGAATTAAAGATTCATCTGGTTGAATATGTGCCGGTAGCGCGATGGAATGATCTGCATATGGTTGATGCAGAAGCTAAATCATTTAGCGTACCGGCAAATCATATCGGTAAAGAAGCGATGCCGATGCTGTACGGCCCTGAAGGCAGTGAGCAAGAAGTGCTGACTGGCTATCATGAGATGAGCCAGGTGCTGGCAGCAAGTAAGTTTACGTTAAAGACGGCATCAATGACGGCGCGTCGTTCCTGGCAACTGGTCACGGGTGACGATATCCGTATTGAACTTGGACGTAACGATGACATGAAGCGCCTAAAACGCTTTATTGAACTCTACCCAGCTCTGCAGCAGCAGGCCACGGCAGAGAACAAACGCATCAGTTACGTTGATCTGCGTTATGACTCTGGCGCGGCAGTAGGATGGGCACCGGCATTTATTGAGCCGCAGAACGGTAATCAGCAACAGAATCAGGCACAGGCTAAACAACAATGA
- the ftsA gene encoding cell division protein FtsA, translating to MIKSTDRKLVVGLEIGTAKVAALVGEVLPDGMVNIIGVGSCPSRGMDKGGVNDLESVVKCVQRAIDQAELMADCQISSVYLALSGKHISCQNEIGMVPISEEEVTQEDVENVVHTAKSVRVRDEHRILHVIPQEYAIDYQEGIKNPVGLSGVRMQAKVHLITCHNDMAKNIVKAVERCGLKVDQLIFAGLASSFAVLTEDERELGVCVVDVGGGTMDIAVYTGGALRHTKVIPYAGNVVTSDIAYAFGTPPTDAEAIKVRHGCALGSIVGKDENVEVPSVGGRPPRSLQRQTLAEVIEPRYTELLNLVNDEILQLQEQLRQQGVKHHLAAGIVLTGGAAQIEGLAACAQRVFHTQVRIGQPLNITGLTDYAQEPYYSTAVGLLHYGKESHLNGEADVEKRASVGNWFKRINSWLRKEF from the coding sequence ATGATCAAGTCGACGGACAGAAAACTGGTAGTTGGACTCGAGATCGGTACCGCGAAGGTTGCCGCTTTAGTAGGGGAAGTTCTGCCCGATGGCATGGTCAATATTATCGGGGTCGGCAGTTGCCCGTCCCGCGGGATGGATAAAGGCGGCGTAAACGATCTTGAGTCGGTAGTGAAATGCGTGCAGCGCGCTATCGATCAGGCAGAATTAATGGCGGATTGTCAGATTTCATCCGTTTACCTCGCATTATCGGGCAAACATATCAGTTGCCAGAATGAAATCGGGATGGTTCCGATTTCCGAAGAGGAAGTGACGCAGGAAGATGTAGAAAACGTTGTGCATACGGCTAAATCCGTACGCGTTCGTGACGAACATCGCATCCTGCATGTTATTCCACAGGAATACGCAATCGACTATCAGGAAGGGATCAAGAACCCGGTAGGATTATCCGGTGTGCGCATGCAGGCAAAAGTGCATTTGATTACCTGCCACAACGATATGGCAAAAAACATTGTTAAAGCCGTTGAACGTTGTGGACTGAAAGTTGACCAACTGATTTTCGCCGGTCTTGCATCAAGTTTTGCTGTGCTGACCGAAGATGAACGTGAACTGGGCGTCTGCGTAGTTGACGTTGGCGGCGGTACGATGGATATCGCTGTATATACCGGTGGCGCGTTACGTCACACCAAAGTCATCCCTTATGCCGGGAATGTCGTGACGAGCGATATTGCTTATGCTTTCGGTACACCACCGACCGATGCCGAAGCGATTAAGGTTCGCCACGGCTGTGCGCTAGGCTCTATTGTGGGAAAAGATGAAAACGTTGAGGTGCCAAGCGTGGGCGGCCGTCCTCCGAGAAGTCTGCAAAGACAGACGCTGGCGGAGGTGATTGAGCCACGTTATACCGAGCTGTTGAATCTGGTGAATGATGAGATCCTGCAATTGCAGGAGCAATTGCGCCAGCAAGGCGTGAAACATCATCTGGCAGCCGGCATTGTTCTGACGGGTGGCGCCGCACAAATTGAAGGGCTGGCCGCCTGTGCCCAGCGTGTATTCCACACGCAGGTGCGTATCGGGCAGCCACTTAACATTACTGGATTAACGGATTACGCGCAGGAGCCTTACTACTCTACGGCGGTTGGCTTACTGCACTACGGAAAAGAGTCCCACCTGAACGGTGAGGCTGATGTGGAAAAAAGAGCCTCGGTTGGCAATTGGTTTAAGCGAATCAACAGCTGGCTGAGAAAAGAGTTTTAA
- a CDS encoding D-alanine--D-alanine ligase → MAEKVAVLLGGTSAERDVSLQSGNAVLAGLKEAGIDAHAVDIRDFPVMRLKEEGFNKAFIALHGRGGEDGTLQGVLEFLKLPYTGSGVMASAITMDKMRTKLLWQGCGLPVSPYVVVNRQNMDAGITGELAERIAALGMPVFVKPSNEGSSVGISRVNQPSELQAALEEAFRHDDEVLVEQFLSGAEYTVGIIGDEILPSIRIQPAADFYDYQAKYVSDETQYFCPSGLSIEREAELSQMVMEAWRALGCSGWGRVDVMMDGKGTFFLLEVNTSPGMTSHSLVPMAAKQAGLSFSQLVARILELAD, encoded by the coding sequence ATGGCTGAGAAAGTTGCTGTATTGCTGGGTGGGACCTCTGCGGAACGCGATGTCTCTTTACAGTCAGGAAATGCCGTGCTGGCAGGCTTAAAAGAGGCAGGAATTGATGCGCATGCGGTCGATATCCGTGATTTTCCGGTCATGCGTCTGAAAGAAGAGGGTTTTAATAAAGCCTTTATCGCACTGCATGGCCGTGGTGGCGAAGATGGAACCTTACAGGGTGTGCTGGAGTTTTTAAAACTTCCTTACACCGGCAGCGGTGTGATGGCTTCGGCCATCACCATGGATAAAATGCGTACCAAGTTGCTGTGGCAAGGCTGCGGTTTACCGGTTTCACCTTATGTCGTTGTGAATCGCCAGAATATGGATGCAGGAATAACGGGTGAACTGGCAGAGCGTATTGCTGCGTTGGGTATGCCGGTGTTCGTGAAGCCAAGTAACGAAGGGTCGAGCGTGGGGATTTCTCGCGTTAACCAGCCTTCAGAGCTCCAGGCTGCGCTGGAAGAGGCCTTTCGTCATGATGACGAGGTGTTGGTCGAGCAGTTTTTGAGTGGTGCGGAATATACCGTGGGCATTATCGGCGATGAAATACTGCCATCTATTCGTATTCAGCCCGCTGCAGATTTTTATGATTACCAGGCAAAATATGTCTCTGACGAAACGCAATATTTCTGTCCAAGCGGCCTGAGCATCGAGCGTGAAGCGGAATTAAGCCAGATGGTGATGGAAGCATGGCGCGCGCTGGGATGCAGCGGGTGGGGACGGGTTGATGTGATGATGGATGGTAAGGGCACATTTTTCCTGCTGGAAGTGAACACCTCTCCCGGCATGACAAGCCATAGTTTAGTGCCGATGGCCGCGAAGCAGGCAGGTCTGTCGTTTTCACAACTGGTAGCACGTATTCTGGAGTTGGCCGACTGA
- the ftsZ gene encoding cell division protein FtsZ, translating to MFEPMELTNDAVIKVIGVGGGGGNAVEHMVRERIEGVEFFAVNTDAQALRKTAVGQTIQIGNGITKGLGAGANPEVGRNSAEEDREALRSALEGADMVFIAAGMGGGTGTGAAPVVAEVAKDLGILTVAVVTKPFNFEGKKRMAFAEQGIAELSKHVDSLITIPNDKLLKVLGRGISLLDAFGAANDVLKGAVQGIAELITRPGLMNVDFADVRTVMSEMGYAMMGSGVACGEDRAEEAAEMAISSPLLEDIDLSGARGVLVNITAGFDLRLDEFETVGNTIRAFASDNATVVIGTSLDPEMNDELRVTVVATGIGMDKRPEITLVTNKQVSQPVMDHRYQQHGMAPLPQEQKPAAKVVNDQTAQSNKEPDYLDIPAFLRKQAD from the coding sequence ATGTTTGAACCAATGGAATTAACCAATGACGCGGTGATTAAAGTCATCGGCGTCGGCGGTGGCGGCGGTAACGCCGTAGAACACATGGTGCGTGAACGCATCGAAGGTGTGGAGTTTTTCGCGGTAAATACGGATGCACAAGCATTACGTAAAACCGCTGTCGGTCAGACCATCCAGATCGGTAATGGTATTACCAAAGGTCTGGGCGCGGGTGCGAACCCTGAAGTAGGTCGCAACTCTGCCGAGGAAGACCGCGAAGCCCTACGTTCTGCTCTGGAAGGCGCTGATATGGTATTTATCGCTGCCGGTATGGGTGGTGGTACCGGTACTGGCGCGGCACCGGTCGTGGCGGAAGTGGCTAAAGATTTGGGGATACTGACCGTTGCTGTGGTGACTAAGCCTTTCAATTTTGAAGGCAAAAAGCGCATGGCTTTCGCTGAGCAGGGTATCGCCGAGCTTTCCAAGCATGTGGACTCATTGATCACGATTCCTAACGACAAACTGCTGAAAGTGCTGGGCCGTGGTATTTCCCTGCTGGACGCTTTCGGTGCTGCCAATGACGTGCTGAAAGGTGCGGTACAGGGTATCGCTGAACTGATCACACGTCCGGGCCTGATGAACGTCGACTTTGCTGACGTGCGTACCGTCATGTCTGAAATGGGTTACGCTATGATGGGATCCGGCGTGGCTTGTGGTGAAGATCGCGCTGAAGAAGCCGCAGAAATGGCCATCTCCAGCCCACTGCTGGAAGATATTGATCTCTCTGGTGCGCGTGGCGTGCTGGTCAACATCACCGCGGGCTTTGATCTGCGTTTGGATGAGTTTGAAACCGTGGGTAACACTATTCGTGCATTCGCTTCTGACAATGCGACAGTGGTTATCGGTACTTCGCTTGATCCTGAAATGAACGATGAACTCCGTGTCACCGTGGTGGCTACCGGCATCGGCATGGATAAGCGTCCGGAGATTACGTTGGTAACCAACAAGCAGGTGAGCCAGCCAGTGATGGATCATCGCTACCAGCAGCACGGCATGGCCCCGCTGCCGCAAGAGCAGAAACCGGCCGCTAAAGTGGTGAACGATCAAACAGCGCAATCCAACAAAGAGCCTGATTATTTGGATATTCCGGCTTTCCTGCGTAAGCAGGCGGACTAA